In Streptomyces sp. TLI_146, the genomic stretch GCGCCGCACTGACGCGAATCCACTGACGGGAATCCGTCGGGCGCCGGTGCGCGCGTCGGCCTACATTGGATCTGACGCCTCACACCACCCCCTGTCAGGCCCGGAGACCCCGATGACGGTCACCACCGCAGCCGTGTCCGCTGCCCGCGCCACCGCCCCCGAGGGGGCGCTCGACGCCCTGCGGCGCCAAGATCCCGAGATCGCCGACGTGCTGCTCGGCGAGACGCGGCGGCAGGCCACCTCGCTCCAGCTCATCGCCGCCGAGAACTTCACCTCGCCCGCCGTGCTCGCGGCGCTCGGCTCCCCGCTCAGCAACAAGTACGCCGAGGGCTACCCCGGCGCCCGCCACCACGGCGGCTGCGAGGTCGTGGACGTGGCCGAGCGGATCGCCGTGGACCGGGCCAGGGCGCTCTTCGGCGCCGAGCACGCCAACGTACAGCCGCACTCCGGCTCCTCGGCCGTGCTCGCGGCCTACGCGGCGCTGCTGCGCCCGGGGGACACGGTGCTGGCCATGGGGCTCCCGTACGGGGGACACCTCACCCACGGCTCGCCCGCCAACTTCTCCGGCCGGTGGTTCGACTTCGTCGGCTACGGCGTCGACCCGGAGAGCGGCCTCATCGACTACGAGGAGGTCGCGGCCCTCGCCGAGCGCCGCCGCCCGAAGGCGATCGTCTGCGGCTCGATCTGCTACCCGCGCCACCCCGACTACGAGGCGTTCCGCGAGATCGCCGACTCGGTGGGCGCCTACCTCATCGCGGACGCGGCGCACCCCATGGGCCTGGTGGCCGGGGGAGCGGCGCCCAGCCCCGTCCCGTACGCCGACGTGGTCTGCGCGACCACCCACAAGGTGCTGCGCGGCCCCCGCGGCGGTCTGCTGCTGTGCGGCGGGGAGCTGGCGGCCCGGATCGACCGGGCGGTCTTCCCGTTCACCCAGGGCGGCGCCCAGATGCACACCATCGCCGCCAAGGCGGTCGCGTTCGGGGAGGCGGCGACCCCGGGGTTCACGGGGTACGCCCATCAGGTGGTCGCCAACGCGCGCGTGCTCGCGGCCGGGCTGGCCGCCGAGGGGTTCGGCGTGGTGACCGGCGGCACCGACACCCACATCATCCTGGCCGACCCCGCTCCGCTGGGGGCCGACGGAAGGGCCGCCAGGGGCCGTCTGGCGGGCGCCGGGCTCGTCCTGGACACCTGCGCCCTGCCGTACGACGAAGCGCGCGGCATCCGGCTCGGTACGGCCGCGCTGACCACCCAGGGGATGGGCGAGGCGGAGATGGCGAGGATCGCGGTGCTGTTCTCGGCTGCGCTGCGCGGGGCCGCCGAGGCGGGCGGTGGGGCGGGCGGTGGGGCGCATGCCGACATCCGTGCCGAAGTGCGGGAGCTCGCGGGAAGATTTCCCCCGTATCCGCACTAGATGGGGTTGATATCCCCACTGGATGGGGTTGACTGCAACCATCTCGTGTACCCGCATGTCCTCAACCATGTGGGCGCGAAGCTAGTGTGTGGGGCTGAGATGGCCAGCGATACCTCTGGGGCAGCCCGTGCGTGAATACCTGCTGACGCTCTGCGTCACGGCCGCGGTGACCTACCTGCTCACCGGGCCGGTGCGGAAGTTCGCCATCGCGACCGGCGCGATGCCGGAGATCCGTGCCCGGGACGTGCACCGCGAACCGACGCCGCGGCTCGGCGGCATCGCCATGTTCGGCGGGCTGTGCGCGGGCCTGCTCGTCGCCGACCACCTCGACAGCCTCAACGGCGTCTTCGAGCGCTCCAACGAACCGCGCGCGCTGCTCTCGGGCGCGGCCCTGATCTGGATCATCGGCGTCCTGGACGACAAGTTCGAGATCGACGCCCTGATCAAGCTGGGCGGTCAGATGATCGCCGCCGGTGTGATGGTCGTGCAGGGTCTGACGATCCTGTGGCTGCCGATCCCGGGCGTCGGCGCGGTCTCGCTCACCTCCTGGCAGGGCACGCTGCTGACGGTCGCCCTGGTGGTGATCACCATCAACGCGGTGAACTTCGTGGACGGCCTGGACGGCCTCGCCGCGGGCATGGTCTGCATCGCCGCCGCGGCGTTCTTCATGTACGCGTACCGGATCTGGTTCGGGTACGGCATCGAGGCCGCGGCCCCGGCCACCCTCTTCGCCGCCATCCTGATGGGCATGTGCCTGGGCTTCCTGCCGCACAACATGCACCCGGCGCGGATCTTCATGGGCGACTCGGGCTCGATGCTGATCGGGCTCGTCCTCGCGGCCGGCGCCATCTCCATCACCGGCCAGGTCGACCCGGACGCGCTGCGGATGAACCTCAGCCTCAGCGGCAGCGAGCGCGAGGCCACCCACGCGATGCTCCCGGTGTTCATCCCGCTGCTGATGCCGCTGACCATCATCGCGATCCCGATGGCCGACCTGGTGCTGGCGATCGTGCGGCGCACCTGGAAGGGCCAGTCGCCGTTCGCCGCCGACCGCGGCCATCTGCACCACCGGCTCCTGGAGATCGGCCACTCGCACAGCCGGGCCGTGCTGATCATGTACTTCTGGGCGGCCCTGATCGCCTTCGGGACGCTGGCGTACTCGGTGCACTCGGCGTCGATGTGGATCGTCTTCGTGATCGTCGCGCTGAGCGCGGTCGGTCTGGTCCTGCTGCTGCTCCCGCGCTTCACCCCGCGCGCCCCGCGCTGGGCCGAGGCGTTCGTCCCGCCGCGCTACCGGCGCCGTACGCGGCTCGCGACGGCGGCCGCGGGCGCGGAGGGCACCGAGGAGTGGGACGAGGCCGAGGAGGAGCGCACACCGGTCGGCGCGGGCGTCTCCGGCGTCAACGGGGCGACCGCCATCGGCCCCCGTTCGCGCTTCCCCGACCGGCGGAAGACCGGCGCGTCACGCTGACGAATTGCCGCACCGAGCCCCAATACCAGACAAGTTGCCGCTCGCTCTGCACATGCGCGCGCGTTCACTCTCATGTGTGACGGGCAGCACACCATCATGGTAAAGACCTCATCAAATAGTTTGTGATACGGTTCACGAGACCCGGCAACAGAGCCGAAGGACCGTAGTGCGACGGCCCATTGGCCCGAGGGATCCCCTCGGCCGGGGCCTACGCTCGTCCATGACGACACCCTGCCCCCACCCAGTAAGCGGAGCTGCCGCCATGCCGTCCAACGACGCCCGCACCCTCCTTCGGACCGCCCTTCCCACCGCTGCCGCCGGCGCGATCGCCGTCGCCGTCAGCGCTGGGGTCGCGGGCGGCAAGGGGGCCATCGGCGCCGTCATCGCGACGGTCGTGGTCATCGGCTTCATGGGTATCGGGCTGCTCATCCTGGAACGCACGGCAAAGAACCTGCCCCACCTGTTCCAGGCCATGGGGCTGATGCTGTACACGGCTCAGTTGCTGCTGCTCTTCATCTTCGTCGCGGTCTTCAAGGACACGACGCTGTTCAACCCCAAGGCATTCGCCGCCACGCTCATCGCGCTGACCCTCGTCTGGATCGGCATGCAGGCACGTGCGCACATGAAGGCCAAGATCCTTTACGTCGAGCCGGATTCGGAGGCTCAGAAGCCCACGAAATCCGGGTCTTCGTCGTGAAAGGTAGGGGCGGAATAAATGCGAGTTCGAGACCCTGCTATCGTCCGGTGCCAACTGCGGCACTGCGGGCGCGGGCATCTGAGCTGACGCCTGCTCGATCGCGAGGCTTGATGCCCGACCGCCGCCCCATCATCCGTAACACCAGTCCAGTGCCGAACCGCGGCTGTGCGCCGCGCCGACACAACGAGGTTGCCGTACCTATGCGCCACGCTGAAGGAGCCCGCGGTGAGTGCTGACCAGACCCAGCTCGCCTTCGACTGGAACTGCCGCATCCTGTCTGACAACGGCTGTGGCTTTCCGGCTCCGGGCCTGAACTCCTTCCTCTTCAAGCCGCTCTTCACCGTCGGCGGCTATGAGTTCAACAAGGTGATGCTGCTCGCGCTCGTCACCACGGTGCTCGTCAGCAGCTTCTTCTGGGCGGCTTTCGGCAGGGCCAAGGTGGTCCCGGGCAAGCTCCAGATGGCCGGCGAGGCCGGCTACGACTTCGTACGCAAGAACATCGTGTACGAGACGCTGGGCAAGAAGGAGGGCGAGAAGTACGTCCCCCTGATGGTCTCGCTGTTCTTCTTCATCTGGATCATGAACATCTGGTCCGTGATCCCGCTGGCCCAGTTCCCGGTGTCCTCGGTCATCGCCTTCCCGATGGTCCTCGCCGGCCTCGTGTGGGTCGTCTGGGTGGGCCTGACGTTCAAGCGTCACGGCTTCGTCGGCGGTCTGAAGAACATCACCGGCTACGACAAGTCGCTCGGCGCGGTCCTGCCGCTCGTGATGGTCATCGAGTTCCTCTCGAACCTGTTCGTCCGGCCGTTCACGCACGCGGTGCGACTGTTCGCCAACATGTTCGCCGGTCACCTGATGCTGGTCATGTTCACGGTTGCCTCCTGGTACCTGATGAACAGCTACATGATCCCGGCCGCCGGTGTCTCGTTCGTCATGACCATCGTCATGATCCTCTTCGAGCTTTTCGTGCAGGCCGTCCAGGCGTACGTCTTCGTGCTGCTGGCCTGCTCGTACATCCAGGGCGCTGTGGCCGAGCACCACTGAGTCCTGGGCCCGCCCCGCAAACCCCCAGTCGTCCGGTGGCCAACCCCCACCGGTCCATGAAAGAGAAGGAAGAACTGGCATGTCCCAGATCCTCGCTGCCTCCGAAGTCACCGGCTCGCTCGGCTCGATCGGCTACGGCCTCGCGGCCATCGGCCCCGGCGTCGGCGTCGGCATCATCTTCGGTAACGGCACCCAGGCCATGGCCCGTCAGCCCGAGGCCGCCGGCCTGATCCGCGCCAACCAGATCCTGGGCTTCGCGTTCTGTGAGGCGCTCGCCCTCATCGGCATCGTTATGCCGTTCGTGTTCGGTAAGTAAGCACCTATTACTGACACACATCGACGAAAGGCACTGATGTGATCGCCAACCTGGTTGCACTCGCGGCCGAGGAAGAGCAGAACCCGCTCGTACCCGCGGGCCCCGAGCTGCTCGTCGGCGCCATCGCCTTCGCCATCGTCTTCTTCGTCTTCGCCACGAAGCTGCTCCCGCGTATCAACAAGACGCTGGAGGAGCGGCGCGAAGCCATCGAGGGCGGTATCGAGAAGGCCGAGGCCGCGCAGACCGAGGCTCAGAGTGTGCTGGAGCAGTACAAGGCCCAGCTCGCCGAGGCCCGCCACGAGGCTGCCCGCCTGCGCCAGGAGGCGACCGAGCAGGGCACCGCGCTCATCCAGGAGATGAGGGCGGAAGGCCAGCGGCAGCGTGAGGAGATCATCGCTGCCGGCCACGCCCAGATCGAGGCCGACCGCAAGGCCGCGGCGCACGCGCTCCGTCAGGACGTGGGCAAGCTCGCCACCGACCTGGCCGGCAAGCTCGTCGGCGAGTCCCTTGAGGACCACGCCCGGCAGAGCCGCACCATCGACCGCTTCCTCGAGGGTCTCGAGGACGCTTCGAAGGCCGAGGCCACGCGATGAACGGAGCGAGCCGCGAGGCACTGGCTGCCGCGCGCGAGCGTCTCGACGCGCTGATGGACAACACGTCCGTCGACGTGGCGAAGCTCGCCGGGGAGCTGGCGGCCGTCACCGCGCTGCTCGACCGCGAGGTGTCGCTGCGCCGGGTCCTCACCGACCCGTCGCAGCCCGGTGAGGCCAAGGCCGAGCTGGCCGGGCGCCTCCTCGGCGGCCAGGTCGGCGGCGAGACCGCCGACCTGGTGAGCGGCATGGTCCGCTCCCGCTGGTCGCAGTCGCGCGACCTGGTGGACGCGCTGGAGGAGCTGGCGAACACCACCGACCTCACGGCCGCGCAGAAGGCCGGCGCGCTGGACGACGTGGAGGACGAGCTGTTCCGGTTCGGCCGGATCGTCGCCTCCAGCACCGACCTGCGCTCCGCGCTGACGAACCGCGCCGCCACCACGGCCGCCAAGGGCGAGCTGCTCGGCAGCCTGCTCGGCGGCAAGGCGAACGCGGTCACCGAGCGGCTCGTCACGCGTCTTGTGACCAAGCCGCGTGGACGTAGCCTGGAAGCGGGACTCGAGTCCCTCTCCAAGCTCGCCGCGGAGCGCCGGGACCGCATGGTCGCCGTGGTCACCTCGGCGGTACCGCTGACCGACGTGCAGAAGCAGCGCCTCGGCGCCGCTCTGGCGAAGGTCTACGGCCGCCAGATGCACCTGAACCTGGACGTGGACCCGACGGTCCTCGGCGGGATCTCGGTGCGGGTGGGCGACGAGGTCATCGACGGCACGATCGCGCAGCGTCTCGACGAGGCGAGCCGGCGACTGGCCGGCTGACCTGCCTCGGCAGCGTCACCTAAGTACACAGCATGACAGCGGCCCGGTTGGGCCGTGCAGAACTTGCAGAAGATTCCTGGGGGTCGCCCCCAGACCCCCTAAGAAGCTTCAGGCCCAACAAGGAGAGCAGGGAACCCAGATGGCGGAGCTCACGATCCGGCC encodes the following:
- the glyA gene encoding serine hydroxymethyltransferase: MTVTTAAVSAARATAPEGALDALRRQDPEIADVLLGETRRQATSLQLIAAENFTSPAVLAALGSPLSNKYAEGYPGARHHGGCEVVDVAERIAVDRARALFGAEHANVQPHSGSSAVLAAYAALLRPGDTVLAMGLPYGGHLTHGSPANFSGRWFDFVGYGVDPESGLIDYEEVAALAERRRPKAIVCGSICYPRHPDYEAFREIADSVGAYLIADAAHPMGLVAGGAAPSPVPYADVVCATTHKVLRGPRGGLLLCGGELAARIDRAVFPFTQGGAQMHTIAAKAVAFGEAATPGFTGYAHQVVANARVLAAGLAAEGFGVVTGGTDTHIILADPAPLGADGRAARGRLAGAGLVLDTCALPYDEARGIRLGTAALTTQGMGEAEMARIAVLFSAALRGAAEAGGGAGGGAHADIRAEVRELAGRFPPYPH
- a CDS encoding MraY family glycosyltransferase; protein product: MGQPVREYLLTLCVTAAVTYLLTGPVRKFAIATGAMPEIRARDVHREPTPRLGGIAMFGGLCAGLLVADHLDSLNGVFERSNEPRALLSGAALIWIIGVLDDKFEIDALIKLGGQMIAAGVMVVQGLTILWLPIPGVGAVSLTSWQGTLLTVALVVITINAVNFVDGLDGLAAGMVCIAAAAFFMYAYRIWFGYGIEAAAPATLFAAILMGMCLGFLPHNMHPARIFMGDSGSMLIGLVLAAGAISITGQVDPDALRMNLSLSGSEREATHAMLPVFIPLLMPLTIIAIPMADLVLAIVRRTWKGQSPFAADRGHLHHRLLEIGHSHSRAVLIMYFWAALIAFGTLAYSVHSASMWIVFVIVALSAVGLVLLLLPRFTPRAPRWAEAFVPPRYRRRTRLATAAAGAEGTEEWDEAEEERTPVGAGVSGVNGATAIGPRSRFPDRRKTGASR
- the atpB gene encoding F0F1 ATP synthase subunit A — protein: MSDNGCGFPAPGLNSFLFKPLFTVGGYEFNKVMLLALVTTVLVSSFFWAAFGRAKVVPGKLQMAGEAGYDFVRKNIVYETLGKKEGEKYVPLMVSLFFFIWIMNIWSVIPLAQFPVSSVIAFPMVLAGLVWVVWVGLTFKRHGFVGGLKNITGYDKSLGAVLPLVMVIEFLSNLFVRPFTHAVRLFANMFAGHLMLVMFTVASWYLMNSYMIPAAGVSFVMTIVMILFELFVQAVQAYVFVLLACSYIQGAVAEHH
- the atpE gene encoding ATP synthase F0 subunit C, whose translation is MSQILAASEVTGSLGSIGYGLAAIGPGVGVGIIFGNGTQAMARQPEAAGLIRANQILGFAFCEALALIGIVMPFVFGK
- a CDS encoding F0F1 ATP synthase subunit B; this translates as MIANLVALAAEEEQNPLVPAGPELLVGAIAFAIVFFVFATKLLPRINKTLEERREAIEGGIEKAEAAQTEAQSVLEQYKAQLAEARHEAARLRQEATEQGTALIQEMRAEGQRQREEIIAAGHAQIEADRKAAAHALRQDVGKLATDLAGKLVGESLEDHARQSRTIDRFLEGLEDASKAEATR
- a CDS encoding F0F1 ATP synthase subunit delta, with product MNGASREALAAARERLDALMDNTSVDVAKLAGELAAVTALLDREVSLRRVLTDPSQPGEAKAELAGRLLGGQVGGETADLVSGMVRSRWSQSRDLVDALEELANTTDLTAAQKAGALDDVEDELFRFGRIVASSTDLRSALTNRAATTAAKGELLGSLLGGKANAVTERLVTRLVTKPRGRSLEAGLESLSKLAAERRDRMVAVVTSAVPLTDVQKQRLGAALAKVYGRQMHLNLDVDPTVLGGISVRVGDEVIDGTIAQRLDEASRRLAG